From Suncus etruscus isolate mSunEtr1 chromosome 6, mSunEtr1.pri.cur, whole genome shotgun sequence, one genomic window encodes:
- the TMEM108 gene encoding transmembrane protein 108, translating to MKRSLQVLYCQLISSLLTLALIEALTFTTQEPSPRESLQVLPSDITPGTMETASTISNRHSSVAAASHPVPTLTPHLHGPLAPASVSVATTSLQADGQPPVSIVSTIIAAATTPHSEESTEPLPAVTDAPSHSERRPLVSTVSTSLPTKPPRTTSHHTTAPTRPATHRPPRPPGSSRRGASSSSWAGSSTSDGHPRRKKGQQAQNQTTAHLGQKRPLGKIFQIYKGNFTESAEPVLSTLTPRNPPQPQTVAITLVPRRTLWATTTTPLATAEDKSGLSRADQGAGSTFTSQGEKPDVPAASGVPTSSQPTLVPSQVPYGDPQYSSNHADSRLGVAVGVTPGTNKPPSTSPGAFTATQGQTQAAFDVSVSAPSKGLPQGTSSQAPAHPTDTSENTVSRDQEELTTTPTMTDEVPRPFSTVVSTATGNFLNRLVPAGTWKPGTVGNISHVAEGNKPQHKATICLSKMDIVWVILAISVPISSCSVLLTVCCLRRKKKTTNPENNLSYWNNAITMDYFNRHAVELPREIQSLETSEDRLSEPRSPANGDYMDTGMVLVNPFCQETLFVGSDQVSQI from the exons GCTCCCTCCTGACCTTGGCATTGATTGAAGCCCTGACATTCACCACCCAAGAACCATCTCCCAGGGAATCTCTTCAGGTCCTCCCCTCAGACATCACCCCAGGCACCATGGAAACAGCATCCACCATCTCTAACAGACACTCCTCTGTGGCAGCTGCCTCACACCCTGTGCCGACGCTGACTCCCCATCTCCATGGGCCCTTGGCACCGGCCTCAGTTTCTGTGGCAACAACTTCACTCCAAGCAGATGGGCAACCCCCTGTAAGCATAGTCTCTACCATCATAGCTGCAGCAACCACCCCTCACTCTGAAGAGTCTACAGAGCCCCTTCCTGCGGTCACAGATGCACCCTCCCACTCTGAGCGCAGGCCCCTAGTCAGCACTGTGTCCACCAGTTTGCCCACAAAGCCACCAAGAACCACCAGTCACCATACCACAGCACCCACACGGCCAGCCACTCACAGACCCCCCAGGCCCCCAGGCTCTTCACGAAGGGGGGCCAGTAGTTCATCATGGGCTGGCTCATCCACATCTGATGGCCAcccaagaaggaagaaaggtcAGCAGGCACAGAACCAGACCACCGCACATCTGGGGCAGAAGCGGCCCCTGGGGAAAATCTTTCAAATCTACAAGGGCAACTTCACAGAGTCTGCAGAGCCTGTTCTCTCTACCCTCACCCCCAGGAATCCACCACAGCCTCAAACTGTGGCCATAACCCTGGTGCCCCGCAGGACCTTGTGGGCCACCACCACTACCCCTCTGGCGACTGCAGAGGATAAGTCAGGACTTAGCAGAGCAGACCAGGGGGCTGGCTCTACCTTCACCAGCCAAGGAGAGAAACCAGATGTCCCAGCAGCCTCAGGAGTCCCTACCAGCTCACAACCTACCCTAGTGCCTTCTCAGGTCCCTTATGGTGACCCACAATACAGCTCTAACCACGCTGACTCCAGGCTTGGTGTTGCTgttggtgttactcctggcaccaaCAAACCTCCATCTACCAGCCCTGGGGCCTTCACAGCCACCCAGGGGCAGACCCAGGCTGCCTTTGATGTCAGTGTCTCAGCCCCTTCCAAGGGCCTTCCTCAGGGAACATCCTCACAGGCTCCAGCCCACCCCACTGACACCTCAGAAAACACTGTTTCCCGAGACCAGGAGGAGCTTACGACCACCCCTACCATGACTGATGAGGTGCCCAGGCCTTTCTCCACAGTGGTGTCCACTGCCACAGGAAACTTCCTCAACCGCCTGGTCCCTGCTGGCACTTGGAAACCTGGCACAGTGGGGAACATCTCCCATGTGGCTGAAGGGAACAAGCCTCAACACAAAGCCACCATCTGCCTAAGCAAGATGGACATCGTCTGGGTGATCCTGGCCATCAGCGTGCCCATCTCCTCCTGCT CTGTCCTGCTGACAGTTTGCTGCCTACGAAGAAAGAAGAAGACAACTAACCCAGAGAATAACCTGAGCTACTGGAACAATGCCATCACGATGGACTACTTCAACAGGCATGCTGTGGAGTTGCCAAGGGAGATCCAGTCCCTTGAGACATCAGAG